In Coriobacteriia bacterium, the sequence GATCAAGGCATTCAACACGCGCTTCGTTGCGATGCTATTTCGGCAAATGGGGCTGGTGCTAGGCCGGCCCGCTGAACTCGACGAGGTCGGGATCTCGCATGAGGAGGCCTTGGACCAAGTGAACTCGTTGCTCTGGGAGGGTCTGCTTCCGCGAACGGCCTCAGGGCCTCCGGAGCCATAGCCTGCCAGCACCGCTCGGCGGACCGATTTCGGCTAGTCTGTCACCGAGTGACGTTCCTGCAGCAAGGGGGGTTCCATGACTCAGGGCACCGCAGACGAGAGGCCTCCTACGACGGCCGCCTTGGGCCGCGTGGTCGGGGAGGCGCGCTGGCCGATGGCGGTCGCCGTCCTGGCGATCATCGGCCTGACGCTCCTGCTGCCCCACGATCTCATCGTTCGCCCACGGTGGGGAGTGCCGATTCTCGAGTTGGTCCTTCTCGTCGCGTTGATCATCGCCGACCCGGGCAAGATCGACCGAGTGTCGAAGTGGGTCCACGCTCTGTCGACCACTCTCATCGGCGTTCTGGTGGCGACCGCACTGTGGTGCACGGCCGAGATCATAGTGGAGCTGATCAAAGGCGGACCATCAACAAACTCGGCTGCCTCGTTGCTCGCAGCCGGCGGGATCGTCTGGCTGTCCAACTGCCTCGCCTTTGGGCTGCTGTACTGGGAACTCGACAGCGGTGGGCCGGCGGTGCGCGCTCACGGGCTTTCGGCCCATCCCGACTTCGCCTTCCCCCAACACCTGTCGCCGGAGCTTGCCCCGCGCGACTGGCGACCGCAGTTCATCGACTACCTGTATCTGGGCTTCACGGCAGCCACCGCGTTCAGCCCCACCGACGTGATGCCACTGCGTGCGTGGAACAAGATTGCGATGATGCTTCAGTCGACGGTGTCGCTGGCACTGGTGGGTCTGGTCATCGCGCGCGCCGTCAACGTGCTGGCCTAGTCGCGTCTGCAGGTCATGTGGCCTGGCCAGTCGCTGGACACTTGAGACGACGCATTGCCGCTACGGCGGGTTGACGGCCCGGTGACACAGGATGAGTTCGGCACGGATTTCGCCCTGAACGTGCCACGCTAGTGCATCGCGTTTCGATCTGGAGGGCCCCGTGAGTCGTCGTTCTCGGCTTCGTCGCACGCGACGAACGTCAGGCTTCATGATCTTCTTGCGGATCGCGGGCGCGCTGCTCGTCGTGCTGCTGCTTCTGGCCGTGGCAGGCAGCGCGGTTGCCTACGCCACCGTGACCACGTGGCTCCAAGGCTTGCCCAACTACCAGTCGCCGGCCGCATTCCAGGTCGCCCAGCCCACCGTGGTCTACTCGGCCGACGGCAAGCTGCTCGCCAGGTTCTACCTGCAGAACCGCGATGTCGTTCCCATCTCCCAGATGTCGACCGATCTGGTCAACGGGCTCGTGGCTGTCGAAGACGAACGATACTTCGAGCACGGTGCTGTCGATCCGGTCGGAATCGTCCGGGCCGCGTTCCAGACGTCAGGCGGCAATCGCCAATGGGCGTCGACGATTACGCAGCAGTACGTCCGCAACACGGTTCTGCTCGGCGAACGCACGCAGATGACGCTCGAGCGCAAGGTCCGAGAGGCCTACCTGGCTATCCAGGTCGAAAGGACGCTCTCCAAGCAACAGATCCTCGAGAACTACCTGAACACGGTGTACTTCGGCGAGGGTGCGTATGGCGCTGACGCCGCAGCCCGCACGTACTTCGCGAAGTCGGCGAGTCAGCTGACGCTTCCCGAAGGGGCGCTGATCGCCGGGCTCGTGCAGTCGCCCAGCCGCCTCGACCCCTACATCAACCCGACAGGTGCGGTGGCGCGTCGACAGGCAGTCCTCAGCCGAATGCTCTACAACCACTACATCACTCAGGCGGCATACAACGCGGCCGTCTCGGCCCCACTAGCTCTCAAACGCGAGACCCAGCCTCTGGAGGGCATCTACGCGGCGCCTTACTTCGTCTCCTACGTCAGGACCCTGCTTCAGCAGCAGTTCTCCGCGAACACCGTCTTCAACGGTGGGCTGACCGTCTACACCTCTCTGGACACGCGTCTTCAGGCCGACGCCGAGAAGGCGGCCCATCACCAGTTCAACGGATCGAAGGACCCGTCCGTAGCACTCGTGTCGATCGATCCGAACAACGGCTACGTCAAGGCATTGGTCGGCGGAACCAACTACGCGAAGAGCAAGTTCAACCTCGCGACACAGGGCTATCGACAGCCAGGCTCGTCCTTCAAGATGTTCACGCTGGTCACGGCGCTGGCGGATGGTATGTCACCAACGTTCCAGGTGGACTCCAACGCCCCCGTGACAATCCCAGCCAAACCGAATCCGTGGGTGGTGAACAACGACGAAGGTACAGGCTCGGGCATGATGTCGCTCGAGACCGCGACCTGGAACTCAGTCAATGCTGTCTACGCGCGAGTGGCGTACTACGGTGTGGGCATCAAGAGCGTCATCCACACCGCGAAGTCGATGGGAATCACCACGCACCTGCCCAGCATCCCGTCCATCACTCTGGGCAGCGTCGGCTGCACGCCACTGGAGATGGCCTCGGCATACGGGACCCTGGCCACTGGCGGTGCGCACTACGCGCCGATAGTCATAACCAAGGTACTCGACCGGAGCGGCAGCACGATCTTTCAGGCGCAACCGCACGGCAGCCAGGTCGTCCAGCCTGACATCGCCTATGCGGCGACCAAAGTGCTTGAAGGCGTGATAACGAAAGGGACCGCTCGGAACACGGCCAACATCGGTCGCCCTGCAGCTGGCAAGACCGGGACGAGCCAGTCAAACCGTGACTGTTGGTTCGTCGGCTACACGCCGCAACTGGTCACGTCGGTCTGGGTCGGCTTCACACCCGAGCGGACCGTCGTCGTCAACGGCCAGACCGGCTTCGGCGCGACGGTCGCAGCACCGATCTGGGCGCGCTACATGACGGCGGCGCTCGCCGGCAAGCCAATCCGCGACTTCACATCGGCGCCAGATCCGAGTTACGACGATAGCCGGTTCAACATCCCGGTCAGCTACGCGACGCAGAATCCCCCTCCGCCCCCGAGCACCAAGTCGGTCACTACGCCAAAGGCATCCAAGTCCTCTTCGGGAGGGAACAAGAGCGGAGGCAGCGGGAAGGGCACGGGGAACGGCCATACGAAGCCGACTCCACCGCCACCGCCGAGCAACCCGACGACCCCATAGCGTGGTCATGCGCGCGGGCCACAGGCAGGAGCCGAGCGGGCGTCCGGCGTTGCACCGCATCCCAACCGAGTTATTGCATGAGAGTCACCCGCCTGGATTCCCGCAGGTATGTTCGTCGGCGAAGCCAGTGACGGCTGGACGATTGGGATTCGCCCGCGACGTCGTCGGGCTGAACTCCCGGTCGGCCGAACCTCGACTGATGACTGGCACGCTCCTCGCAAAAGAGTTGGACAGAAGTCGAAGAGTCGCCGTATGTGGCGAATCCGCTTGCGAGGTCTGAATGTCCGAAATCGCCTGCCTGGCTCGCACTTTAGTGAGCAGCGCCCGCCGGCGCACCGCCGATTGCACGAACCATGCACTTGCGGCGATGTCGCTGCTCGCGGTCGTGTTCGCGACGATGCTCGCACTACCATCGCCGGTATTCGCTTCTCCCGCCGGACACGGGTCTGCGCCCAACGTCGTTGACTACTCCAGCGGCTTCACTCTCTCGACTCCCGCCACGCTCAAGAAGGCCGGGGTGGGTGTCGTCATCCGGTACGTCGGATCCTCTGCTTGGA encodes:
- a CDS encoding PBP1A family penicillin-binding protein, yielding MIFLRIAGALLVVLLLLAVAGSAVAYATVTTWLQGLPNYQSPAAFQVAQPTVVYSADGKLLARFYLQNRDVVPISQMSTDLVNGLVAVEDERYFEHGAVDPVGIVRAAFQTSGGNRQWASTITQQYVRNTVLLGERTQMTLERKVREAYLAIQVERTLSKQQILENYLNTVYFGEGAYGADAAARTYFAKSASQLTLPEGALIAGLVQSPSRLDPYINPTGAVARRQAVLSRMLYNHYITQAAYNAAVSAPLALKRETQPLEGIYAAPYFVSYVRTLLQQQFSANTVFNGGLTVYTSLDTRLQADAEKAAHHQFNGSKDPSVALVSIDPNNGYVKALVGGTNYAKSKFNLATQGYRQPGSSFKMFTLVTALADGMSPTFQVDSNAPVTIPAKPNPWVVNNDEGTGSGMMSLETATWNSVNAVYARVAYYGVGIKSVIHTAKSMGITTHLPSIPSITLGSVGCTPLEMASAYGTLATGGAHYAPIVITKVLDRSGSTIFQAQPHGSQVVQPDIAYAATKVLEGVITKGTARNTANIGRPAAGKTGTSQSNRDCWFVGYTPQLVTSVWVGFTPERTVVVNGQTGFGATVAAPIWARYMTAALAGKPIRDFTSAPDPSYDDSRFNIPVSYATQNPPPPPSTKSVTTPKASKSSSGGNKSGGSGKGTGNGHTKPTPPPPPSNPTTP